AAATATAAGACTGATTGTATTCGGGAAATCAGAGTTGCAGTGGGAACAGTGATAGGTTTTTGGTAGATTTGTGGGTAGATTTGTAGCCCGTCCACCTTTGCATCGATTCCAAGATATGTGCCTTCGAAGGGAACAACGAGTGGCAAAAGTGTTGCCACATCGTGTGCATACAATCcgctgctgcttttttgtgggATTTGGAAGCTGCTCTGGGCATGGTTGCTTCTGTGGAGGTTGATGCACTGACTGAGGTGCCTGCTGCTGAGGTGGCTGTTGCTGAAATCGAAGTAGCAGAGGTTGTGATCGTTGTGGTTGTAGACCTTTCAGCAGCTGGTGGTGAGGATGCATATGGATCTGCAGATGGACTTCATAGTCTGCCCAGGAACTAACAGTCTCTCCACAAGTCGGACATGTGTAGGATTCCTGGGCATGTTTCTGCAGATGCTCCAGGAGAAGCCTTGGAGATGTGAATCCGACCCCACACTCGCATGTCACCCTCCTTGGAAGTACAGAGGGCAGTGACATGATGCCCCAGTtgcctccttcatcctcctggGTTTGACAATCTGTTGGATTGCCCGACAAACTCTGCTGCATAGTTCCTCTATCCACATCTGCCAGTGTTCGGTGCAACTGACATTTCTTACTGTGAACCATCATGTTATCTTTGCGATTAAAAGTCTtcccacacacaaaacaagcaaacattgGTTTCATATTGTTTGAATTTAGCGGAATATCACCCTGACTGCCAGTCTGTGCTATAGTCCCAAGTCCACGTGGCCTGAACCCACATAACCGTAAATGGCGCCTCAAAGTAGATGCCCGACTGTAGGTTTTCTGACACCTGTTGCAAGGGTAACGTTTTACACCATCTCTGACAAAGAAGCGCAGGCTAGTGGGCATCATCTCTGCATGTTCGACTGATGTCTTCACCTCTCTGTCATCACTAACTTTCTCTGCAGAACTAAGCACCTCCATTTCATCATCCAAGGGCATTGTCCACTGCCCTTCATTGCTGTCTTCATTATCAACTGCTGCGGCATCCCagctgttttcttctccttgcTGGAGTGAAATCCCACACGGAGAGGCATCCTTGTGCTGCTCCATCACTGAAGGTTTGGGATAGAATGGTGAGAAGCTTTTTGCTGGATTAGTCCAGGCCACCTGTGAAACTGCAGACTGGTCTGAATTTAGAGAGGTCACCTCTACCTTGATGCGACCAGTAACTTCAGTGCCCACAGCAATACTCTTGACAAACTGAGATTCAGCTTTAACCTCTGTATCTGTTTTGACTGTACTGTTTGATCTCAATACTAGCATTTTCTGAATGGGGGGATTGGCTTGCCGAGAGAGGGCTGACCCTGTGCCCTGACACTTGTGCATTTTGAGATTCCACCTCCGTGCATAGCTGTGCTTGCACAATGgacaaaagaaaactttttttgtgttgttgagcCTATGGAATGGAACTATTTTTTGGGCAAATGGtaacttgttttttaaagaacttgAGGGCTGTATGGTCTTGTTTCCTAACTGAGGGCATACGTGACTGTCAGGTAAGGGTAGCCGCCCAATGATCAGCTGCTTGCAGCGACGACAACATTTAATCCTCTCTTTTTTGTGCAAGAAATGAtgctctgtcagtctgtccaaGTTTTGAAAGATCCTACGACAGCGGCCACATTGGTATCTCCCATATGTACCATTACCCATTGGATCCATGAGCTTTTGACGGGTTTCAAGAACCACAACAGGTGAGAAAGTCTTAGTCAAAGAGACAACCCTCTTCTTACTGGATTCCAGGATTCTGCTAATGGATGGAGCTTTCGTCTTTATACCGGGTTTTGCAAGCAGTCGCCTCAACTGTGCAATAGAGAGATCGTTGATCTGAGACACCGCAGTTTTTGTTCCTGGTGTTATATCAACAGGGACGACTTCTTGTTTGGGGGTAACTGTGTTATCATTTTGATTCTGAGACTGAAGAGGTGAAAAGCGCTTCATGTACGCCGATGCCAGCAACTTCATTAGGGCATTATTTTTGGGCAAACTCTCTCCCTTTTCACTGCTGAGAACAGAATCGGGTTTGTCCTGGAAATGCATGTGCTCTACAGTCTCCGGTATTTGCTCTGCTGGCACTGACATGTTGTCATGTTGTTTGTCACTGTCATTTAGGGGGGGGGTACCCTGGCCTTGTGAAGTGGTTACGATGGCAATGCCATCCCCCAGGCTTACATCTGCTTTATGGTCTGTTAATGTGGGCAGTTTGACAGGTGGAGATCCTGAAGTAGAGGGGCAACTAAGGACCAAACCTGACTGGGTTACAGTTGGACTGAATGATATGTGCTGGGTGGGAAAAACGCGATTGCACCCTGCTCCACTCGAGAGAACATTGTTATCCAGAGGCTGCAGTAGCTGAATTTGAGAGACATGTGAACGCTTGTGCTCCAGCATAAGACTGAAGTCCTGAAATTCCTCTCCACAAtcacaaatgtaaaaagaagGTGAAGGGCTCTCAGGCAAGAGTGTTGGTGGACTAGGGTGCTCACTGGACGAGTCCATACTTGCAAACAGTGCTTCATGTGGGCTGATGTTAGGCTGTGGAGGGGGGGGGACCTTGGACAGTGCACTCGCATGGGTTGCCTGATGTACTAGCAAGGAGGCCAGTCCAGTGAAGGTGGCTGAACATGCCACACAACGATACACTTTGGAGGACGAAGTATTTCCCTGTAACCCAAGCATCATGGGAGCCAAATGTACAAGGCAATCCAGGTGTTGTGGTCAAGGCAGTttcctgtaaaacacacacaacacacacgaTGTCACTAACTGAAATTGGACAGTCACAATTTTCACATTGTGTACAAACATgttaaagatacattttttaacctAATATCTTTCTACTTGTTCTAATGACATACTTGTATTCGCCAAAagtctttttctcattcatttcaccGTTGAACATGCTAACTCAATTTCAAACACTGATACTAATGGAAAGCAAAACGAACACAAAGATGAGAAAACCAGGTTATGTGCTATGCAGAAAATTGTCACCATAAGACAAGCAATATGGTTTGTGCAATGAAACATTGCAAAATCTCCTTTTCACACAGAACATTGTTAGGTGGGGTTTCAGCCAACATGGTCCAGCTGAAACAATGGCTTACCAGGTTCCTTTCAGAGATTCCTAAACCTAGACCAGTAAGCCATATACAGAGAAGGCCAGGGCTAGTCAGTGCTGCCTTGGACTCGTAACATCCAACTCCAGTGAACACCTGAGGGATGCCCTAGTTTGCAACATGAAAAGTATTAACCTCCTGCCTGCTGGTGGTCAGCAAATCCATCAGGCCCTTCCTGCTGAAATTGGATCAAATCCCACAGCTGCAGATTtccagtcctggttgaaattattgacacccctgaattttaagtacagaattttgaatatcttcagaaataaatgcaaattaacaaattttgtatgataaaaatatttttttttaagaagtgtccaaggttactgaacaaaagaaaataaaacaagacaacgTCAAAACCTAGCATATGGCTAGACTGCCCTTTAActgtttacttctctcctactctctgtgctcacatctTGAGTATTTTAATGtagccgaattcccaataaagctaaTCTccttaacatgtttttctgtttctgttgtcagacaatggaacaaatatgaaatagttactgaaacgcggcccattaagactacattttaaccagcaatcacttccaagccatttccaagctgctgctgctctgcactgctaatggcctgattttataaccacaaagtcatctgacaaaatcaccacacacacaacagctgtgctgtgattttagcTATATTGATTTCATTGGCTGACGGAATAATGAATACATCCAGTTTATTGTCTATAGTAATCaagagggtttttttaaattcctctcTGATGAAGGCACTGTGATGTTAAACCCAACTAGTGATTTAAACCATTATAGCTGACTAAATAAAGCCTTTTAAtatcttttctctttgctctgcCGAAGGGTCAAGCCACATACAGTTtagtacataagtatttggacagtgacacaattttcctaattttgcctgagtacaccaccacaatggatttgaaatgaagcgatcaagatgtgactgaagtgtagactacAGCCATTTGGGAATtagagccatttttatacatagtccctcattttcagaggatcaAAGGTTATTAGAGAATtaacaattgatcagtttcatggccaggtgtggcctgttccctcattttttcatgacaaattaagcagataaaaagtctgTAGTTAACTCCAAGTCTTGAATTTCCATTTGGTAACTGTtaatgggaactctcaatatgccGTACAAAGAGGACCACATACTgagatgcaaatgaaggaggtcATTATtaggctgaaaacacaaaacaaacctatcggGCAGATAGCAGAAAgtttaggagtggccaaatcaacgatttggtacattcttaaaaagaaggaatgtatCAGAGAGCTGAGCAATACCAAAAGGCCCaaagaccatggaagacaactaaagtggatgatcacaaaATTCTctctttggtgaagaaaaacccttcacaacgTCTAGTCAGGTCAAGAGCACTCAAGGAGGTAGGCtaacatt
This sequence is a window from Xiphias gladius isolate SHS-SW01 ecotype Sanya breed wild chromosome 22, ASM1685928v1, whole genome shotgun sequence. Protein-coding genes within it:
- the im:7147486 gene encoding zinc finger protein Xfin, producing MMLGLQGNTSSSKVYRCVACSATFTGLASLLVHQATHASALSKVPPPPQPNISPHEALFASMDSSSEHPSPPTLLPESPSPSFYICDCGEEFQDFSLMLEHKRSHVSQIQLLQPLDNNVLSSGAGCNRVFPTQHISFSPTVTQSGLVLSCPSTSGSPPVKLPTLTDHKADVSLGDGIAIVTTSQGQGTPPLNDSDKQHDNMSVPAEQIPETVEHMHFQDKPDSVLSSEKGESLPKNNALMKLLASAYMKRFSPLQSQNQNDNTVTPKQEVVPVDITPGTKTAVSQINDLSIAQLRRLLAKPGIKTKAPSISRILESSKKRVVSLTKTFSPVVVLETRQKLMDPMGNGTYGRYQCGRCRRIFQNLDRLTEHHFLHKKERIKCCRRCKQLIIGRLPLPDSHVCPQLGNKTIQPSSSLKNKLPFAQKIVPFHRLNNTKKVFFCPLCKHSYARRWNLKMHKCQGTGSALSRQANPPIQKMLVLRSNSTVKTDTEVKAESQFVKSIAVGTEVTGRIKVEVTSLNSDQSAVSQVAWTNPAKSFSPFYPKPSVMEQHKDASPCGISLQQGEENSWDAAAVDNEDSNEGQWTMPLDDEMEVLSSAEKVSDDREVKTSVEHAEMMPTSLRFFVRDGVKRYPCNRCQKTYSRASTLRRHLRLCGFRPRGLGTIAQTGSQGDIPLNSNNMKPMFACFVCGKTFNRKDNMMVHSKKCQLHRTLADVDRGTMQQSLSGNPTDCQTQEDEGGNWGIMSLPSVLPRRVTCECGVGFTSPRLLLEHLQKHAQESYTCPTCGETVSSWADYEVHLQIHMHPHHQLLKGLQPQRSQPLLLRFQQQPPQQQAPQSVHQPPQKQPCPEQLPNPTKKQQRIVCTRCGNTFATRCSLRRHISWNRCKGGRATNLPTNLPKTYHCSHCNSDFPNTISLIFHQRSGACKPTIKPVRCPVCLRWFGTVDGLQKHLLTHKQSDSYRCDVCQGTYPNLKSLKNHRRRIHRIMAGDTKPQTQEQLTS